A region of Thermobifida halotolerans DNA encodes the following proteins:
- a CDS encoding TetR/AcrR family transcriptional regulator: MVRNPQRRAALTDAAIEVLAHQGARGLTFRAVDARAALPTGTASNYFTNRDDLLAHVADRIFQRLAPDPAVTEPLMRSPRDRVLVAALMRDIADRVTRDRTGYLALLELRLEATRRPRLRASLTRTVRTDLDANIAFHLDADLPGDRATVTTLYFAMLGLIVEHLTLPDLLADTSLHETIDRIVTTIVPEH, translated from the coding sequence TTGGTACGCAACCCGCAGCGACGCGCGGCCCTGACCGACGCGGCCATCGAGGTACTGGCCCACCAGGGCGCACGCGGCCTCACCTTCCGCGCCGTCGACGCCCGGGCCGCCCTGCCCACAGGCACCGCCTCGAACTACTTCACCAACCGCGACGACCTGCTCGCCCACGTCGCCGACCGGATCTTCCAACGGCTCGCCCCCGACCCGGCCGTCACCGAACCCCTCATGCGCTCCCCCCGCGACCGCGTGCTGGTGGCCGCACTGATGCGCGACATCGCCGACCGCGTCACCCGCGACCGCACCGGCTACCTCGCCCTGCTCGAACTGCGCCTGGAAGCCACCCGCCGCCCCCGACTACGCGCGTCCCTGACCCGGACCGTCCGCACCGACCTCGACGCCAACATCGCCTTCCACCTGGACGCCGACCTGCCCGGCGACCGCGCCACGGTCACCACCCTCTACTTCGCGATGCTCGGCCTCATCGTGGAACACCTCACCCTGCCCGACCTGCTCGCCGACACCTCCCTGCACGAGACGATCGACCGCATCGTCACCACGATCGTCCCCGAACACTGA
- a CDS encoding DUF488 domain-containing protein, whose product MNTASTDIEVRRVYDAGVRDGSATRGRRVFLVDRVWPRGVRKADVPMDGWVRQVAPSAGLRRWFGHDPGRWAGFRDRYRAELDGAPERSAVLVDAARHGPVTLLYSAADTERNNAVVLREWLLERLRA is encoded by the coding sequence ATGAACACCGCATCGACCGACATCGAGGTGCGCAGGGTCTACGACGCCGGGGTGCGTGACGGCTCCGCCACGCGCGGGCGGCGGGTGTTTCTTGTCGACCGTGTCTGGCCGCGCGGGGTCCGTAAGGCGGATGTGCCCATGGACGGCTGGGTGCGGCAGGTCGCGCCCAGTGCCGGGTTGCGTCGCTGGTTCGGGCACGATCCCGGGCGCTGGGCCGGGTTCCGTGACCGTTACCGGGCCGAGTTGGACGGTGCTCCCGAACGGTCGGCCGTGCTGGTGGACGCCGCGCGGCACGGGCCGGTGACCCTGTTGTACTCGGCGGCCGACACCGAGCGCAACAACGCCGTGGTGTTGCGGGAGTGGCTGTTGGAGCGGTTGCGCGCCTGA
- a CDS encoding TetR/AcrR family transcriptional regulator, with protein MHSDLSAVDHRRRPRRRGKTLDDAIFWAVVVELAENGYAKLSMESVAERARASKASLYRRWPSRVELVMDTVARMLVDPSDPPDTGSLRGDLLTLLRRGAALLAGPAGEAMRGLLGDPELARRFRDHSQGVGRAVMAEIVRGAVERGELDPACVTPRRLEAGQALLRHHFLFHGTPIPEAVVVEIVDEVVLPLLSAPPPEPSDGWE; from the coding sequence ATGCACTCCGATCTGTCTGCCGTCGACCACCGCCGTCGGCCCCGCCGTCGCGGAAAGACCCTCGACGACGCGATCTTCTGGGCGGTGGTGGTCGAACTCGCCGAGAACGGGTACGCGAAGCTGAGCATGGAGAGCGTGGCCGAGCGTGCCCGGGCGAGCAAGGCGTCGCTGTACCGGCGCTGGCCCAGCCGTGTCGAGTTGGTGATGGACACCGTTGCCCGCATGCTTGTCGACCCGTCCGATCCTCCTGACACGGGGAGTCTGCGCGGTGACCTGCTGACCCTGCTGCGGCGGGGTGCGGCGCTGCTGGCCGGACCGGCGGGGGAGGCGATGCGCGGCCTGCTCGGCGATCCGGAGTTGGCACGGCGGTTTCGCGATCACTCCCAGGGGGTGGGACGTGCGGTCATGGCCGAGATCGTCCGCGGTGCCGTGGAGCGCGGTGAACTCGATCCGGCGTGTGTGACCCCGCGCCGTCTGGAGGCCGGTCAGGCGCTGCTGCGCCACCACTTTCTCTTCCACGGCACGCCCATCCCCGAGGCGGTGGTCGTGGAGATCGTCGACGAGGTGGTGTTGCCGCTGCTGTCCGCCCCGCCTCCCGAGCCGTCCGACGGGTGGGAGTGA
- a CDS encoding DUF1772 domain-containing protein: protein MFEVVRWAAVVAATVTTGLLAGVFFAFSVAVMPGLARVGDRGVVEVMQRINEAILNGWFLVVFLGSPVLSLVAVVVHVGSSGAVLGWLVAALVGGVVSLAVTVRGSVPLNDALAQAGPVERMADPVGVRRRFEARWVRWNVVRTVASVLAFGCLVGAVAVG, encoded by the coding sequence GTGTTCGAGGTGGTGCGGTGGGCCGCGGTGGTGGCGGCCACGGTGACAACGGGGCTGTTGGCGGGGGTGTTCTTCGCGTTCTCGGTGGCGGTGATGCCGGGGCTGGCCAGGGTGGGCGACCGCGGGGTGGTGGAGGTGATGCAGCGGATCAACGAGGCGATCCTCAACGGGTGGTTCCTGGTGGTCTTCCTCGGTTCCCCGGTGCTGTCGCTGGTGGCGGTCGTGGTGCACGTGGGCTCGTCCGGAGCGGTGTTGGGATGGCTGGTGGCGGCGCTGGTGGGGGGTGTGGTGTCGCTGGCGGTCACCGTGCGGGGCAGTGTTCCGCTCAACGACGCGTTGGCGCAGGCGGGGCCGGTGGAGCGGATGGCGGATCCGGTGGGGGTGCGTCGCCGTTTCGAGGCGCGGTGGGTGCGCTGGAACGTCGTGCGCACGGTGGCGTCGGTGCTGGCGTTCGGGTGCCTGGTGGGTGCGGTGGCGGTGGGGTGA
- a CDS encoding AraC family transcriptional regulator has protein sequence MDALLPLLHSPRARDAFLLRALLDPPWSLLVRDRAPLTLIAAARGEAWLRPGTAAPHRLRAGDVAVVRGPDPYTVSDTPARPPRVAIGPDQHCTTLRGAPLAETMARGVRTWGTGDTGTTVLLVGTYPTPTTVGRRLLAALPPLIVLPGHTATSPLATLLAAEITRDLPGQQAVLDRLLDLALIAALRTWLTDPAAHVSAWYRAAADPVAGRALALLHQHPAHPWTVASLAAAAKVSRATLARRFRALVGQPPMSYLAAWRLELAADLLADPDVTVESVARAVGYTSAFAFSAAFRRHHGTSPRHHRAGHATHTAEEPTP, from the coding sequence GTGGACGCGCTCCTTCCCCTCCTCCACAGCCCCCGCGCCCGCGACGCGTTCCTGCTGCGCGCCCTCCTCGACCCGCCCTGGTCACTGCTGGTCCGCGACCGCGCCCCGCTGACCCTCATCGCCGCCGCCCGCGGCGAGGCCTGGCTGCGCCCCGGCACCGCGGCCCCCCACCGCCTGCGCGCCGGAGATGTCGCCGTCGTCCGCGGCCCCGACCCCTACACCGTCTCCGACACCCCCGCCCGGCCGCCCCGCGTCGCCATCGGCCCCGACCAGCACTGCACCACCCTGCGCGGAGCGCCCCTCGCCGAGACCATGGCGCGGGGCGTGCGCACCTGGGGAACCGGCGACACCGGGACGACCGTGCTGCTCGTGGGCACCTACCCCACCCCCACCACGGTGGGACGCCGCCTCCTGGCCGCCCTGCCCCCGCTCATCGTCCTGCCCGGCCACACCGCCACCTCCCCCCTCGCCACCCTCCTCGCCGCAGAGATCACCCGCGACCTGCCCGGACAGCAGGCCGTCCTCGACCGCCTGCTGGACCTGGCACTGATCGCGGCGCTGCGCACCTGGCTCACCGACCCCGCCGCGCACGTGTCCGCCTGGTACCGGGCCGCCGCCGACCCGGTGGCGGGCCGCGCCCTGGCCCTGCTGCACCAGCACCCGGCCCACCCCTGGACGGTCGCCTCCCTGGCCGCGGCCGCCAAGGTGTCCCGCGCCACCCTGGCCCGCCGCTTCCGCGCCCTGGTCGGCCAACCCCCCATGTCCTACCTGGCCGCATGGCGCCTGGAGTTGGCCGCCGACCTGCTCGCCGACCCCGACGTCACCGTCGAGTCCGTCGCCCGCGCCGTCGGCTACACCAGCGCCTTCGCCTTCAGCGCGGCCTTCAGACGCCACCACGGCACCAGCCCCCGCCACCACCGCGCCGGACACGCGACGCACACCGCCGAGGAGCCGACCCCGTAA
- a CDS encoding ABC transporter permease, with translation MWAWLSVPLVGTVGAGVTAAGGLCAGGSCPEAASNTPTPLVLLLFLGSGFVPTGSMPTALRWFADYQPFTPIMETVRGLLLGTPIGSSAAIAAYHLWAKNTFNKT, from the coding sequence TTGTGGGCATGGCTCTCCGTTCCGCTCGTCGGCACCGTTGGCGCGGGCGTGACGGCCGCGGGAGGGCTCTGTGCGGGGGGATCCTGCCCCGAGGCCGCCAGCAACACCCCGACGCCCCTGGTCCTGCTGCTCTTCCTCGGCAGCGGCTTCGTTCCCACCGGCTCCATGCCCACCGCCCTCCGCTGGTTCGCCGACTACCAGCCCTTCACCCCGATCATGGAAACCGTCCGCGGCCTCCTCCTCGGCACCCCGATCGGCAGCAGCGCCGCCATCGCCGCCTACCACCTCTGGGCCAAGAACACCTTCAACAAGACCTGA
- a CDS encoding DNA methyltransferase yields the protein MTVAERGPHGRNRHLTFRANAGVGRHGWLRLTPAYGVRLVRERIAHLPEGSVVTDPFCGSGTTPLAAVESGHIGQGVDVNPFLVWLGRVKTAHYSGAELAAADDAVSAVVAAARRLLGRDDLWQPGLFRIERWWGPGSLGALRALRAALDDSGGLGGSGDLLEVALCRALIARSNAAFNHQSMSLGNRTDAPTPSDPDREAAETLAAFEAEGRTVVGGAGDGLPGGARIVHGDARRALEGLRPCDLLLTSPPYVNRMSYIRELRPYMYWLRYLDRAADAGELDWRAVGGSWGTATSRLTSWEPETDTPVDALVEPVCAAIAADGGRNGPLLATYVRRYFHDMWLHLRAAAAHVRPGGSVCYIVGNSVFYGHLVPAQEWYAVMLRALGFADVEVATVRKRNSNKALYEYEVRGVRPGGTGLTPSRRCGRAGWPGVSAAP from the coding sequence ATGACCGTTGCCGAACGCGGGCCGCACGGGCGCAACCGGCACCTGACGTTTCGGGCCAACGCGGGAGTCGGCCGGCACGGCTGGCTGCGGCTCACTCCCGCCTACGGGGTCCGTCTGGTCCGGGAGCGCATCGCGCACCTGCCCGAGGGGTCGGTGGTCACCGACCCGTTCTGCGGCAGCGGCACCACGCCGTTGGCCGCGGTGGAGTCGGGCCACATCGGGCAGGGGGTCGACGTCAACCCGTTCCTGGTGTGGCTGGGGCGGGTCAAGACCGCGCACTACTCCGGGGCGGAGCTGGCCGCCGCCGACGACGCGGTCTCCGCGGTCGTGGCCGCGGCGAGGCGGCTGCTGGGCCGGGACGACCTGTGGCAGCCCGGCCTCTTCAGGATCGAGAGGTGGTGGGGTCCTGGGAGTCTTGGGGCCCTGAGAGCGCTGCGCGCCGCCCTTGACGACAGCGGCGGCCTGGGCGGGAGCGGCGACCTTCTGGAGGTCGCCCTGTGCCGTGCGTTGATCGCGCGCAGCAACGCGGCGTTCAACCACCAGAGCATGTCCTTGGGCAACCGGACGGATGCCCCGACTCCGTCCGACCCGGATCGCGAGGCCGCCGAAACGCTGGCGGCGTTCGAAGCCGAGGGGCGCACCGTTGTCGGCGGCGCCGGGGACGGGCTCCCCGGAGGGGCCAGGATCGTCCACGGTGACGCGCGACGGGCACTGGAGGGCCTGCGGCCGTGCGACCTGCTGCTCACCTCTCCGCCGTACGTGAACCGGATGTCCTACATCCGGGAGTTGCGGCCCTACATGTACTGGCTGCGCTACCTGGACCGGGCGGCCGACGCGGGGGAGTTGGACTGGCGGGCCGTCGGCGGCTCCTGGGGGACGGCCACCTCCAGGCTGACCTCCTGGGAGCCGGAGACCGACACGCCGGTGGACGCGCTGGTGGAGCCGGTGTGTGCGGCGATCGCCGCCGACGGCGGCAGGAACGGGCCGCTGCTGGCGACCTATGTCCGCAGGTACTTCCATGACATGTGGCTGCACCTGCGGGCCGCGGCCGCCCACGTGCGGCCGGGCGGATCGGTGTGCTACATCGTCGGCAACTCCGTCTTCTACGGGCACCTGGTGCCCGCGCAGGAGTGGTACGCGGTGATGCTGCGCGCGCTGGGGTTCGCCGACGTGGAGGTCGCCACGGTCCGCAAACGCAACAGCAACAAGGCGCTGTACGAGTACGAGGTGCGGGGGGTGCGGCCGGGCGGGACGGGGCTCACCCCCTCGCGCCGGTGCGGTCGGGCTGGCTGGCCCGGCGTGTCCGCGGCACCGTGA
- a CDS encoding cytochrome c oxidase assembly protein: MHPHGPDPAVAGWVAAAVAAAAVGGYLAAAAAVRRRGTAWSARRVAAWTAGWACAVGAVAGPMARLAHHDFVWHMAGHVLLGMLAPLLLAVAAPVTLALRVLPTPHGRRLVRLLRSPPVAVATHPVVAAVLNVGGLWVLYHGGLYAVMLDHAGAHALVHVHVLVAGWVFTFAVLGGPDPAPHRMRPLWRAGVLVGAVAAHNVLAKTLYAAPPAGVPVEQAQVGAQVMYYGGMPVEIALAALLCRDWLGPRAGRTPARLRCRGAQEATRSGRGRGVVRAR; this comes from the coding sequence GTGCATCCGCACGGTCCTGACCCGGCGGTGGCCGGGTGGGTGGCCGCCGCGGTCGCGGCTGCGGCGGTGGGCGGCTACCTGGCCGCGGCGGCCGCGGTGCGTCGGCGCGGGACGGCCTGGTCGGCGCGGCGTGTCGCGGCGTGGACGGCGGGGTGGGCGTGTGCGGTCGGCGCGGTGGCGGGGCCGATGGCCCGGCTGGCCCACCACGACTTCGTCTGGCACATGGCGGGGCATGTGCTGTTGGGGATGCTGGCGCCGCTGCTGCTGGCGGTGGCGGCTCCGGTGACGCTGGCGCTGCGGGTGCTGCCGACGCCTCACGGGCGCCGTCTGGTGCGGCTGCTGCGTTCGCCGCCGGTCGCGGTGGCGACCCACCCCGTGGTGGCGGCCGTGCTCAACGTCGGTGGGCTGTGGGTGCTGTACCACGGTGGGCTGTATGCGGTGATGCTGGACCACGCCGGGGCGCACGCTCTGGTGCACGTGCATGTGCTGGTTGCCGGGTGGGTGTTCACCTTCGCGGTGCTGGGCGGGCCGGACCCGGCGCCGCACCGGATGCGGCCCCTCTGGCGGGCGGGGGTACTGGTGGGGGCGGTGGCCGCGCACAACGTTCTCGCCAAGACCCTGTACGCGGCTCCGCCCGCCGGGGTGCCGGTGGAGCAGGCACAGGTGGGCGCGCAGGTGATGTACTACGGCGGTATGCCGGTGGAGATCGCGCTGGCGGCGCTGCTGTGCCGGGACTGGTTGGGGCCGCGTGCCGGGCGGACCCCGGCGCGCCTGCGCTGCCGGGGGGCGCAGGAGGCGACCCGGTCCGGCCGGGGCCGAGGGGTTGTGCGGGCGCGATGA
- a CDS encoding DUF2243 domain-containing protein: MARVSAARRTLTAGILLGLGTVAFVDEAVFHQLLHWHHFYDLSTSEVGLVSDGLFHAFSWFATVAGLFMVASLQRERVFRWAPFAAGWLVGAGSFQLYDGVVQHKIMGIHQIRYGVDLLPYDVTWNVAAAVLLVAGLVWWVVTWRRVRAAEAASGASARS, encoded by the coding sequence ATGGCGCGGGTGAGTGCGGCGCGCCGCACCCTGACGGCGGGGATTCTGCTGGGGCTGGGCACGGTCGCGTTCGTTGACGAGGCGGTGTTCCACCAGTTGCTGCACTGGCACCACTTCTACGACCTGTCGACCAGTGAGGTGGGGCTGGTCTCCGACGGGCTGTTCCACGCCTTCAGCTGGTTCGCGACGGTGGCGGGCCTGTTCATGGTGGCGTCCCTGCAACGGGAGCGGGTGTTTCGGTGGGCTCCGTTCGCCGCCGGTTGGCTGGTGGGGGCGGGGTCCTTCCAGTTGTACGACGGTGTCGTGCAGCACAAGATCATGGGGATCCACCAGATCCGCTACGGGGTGGACCTGCTGCCCTACGACGTGACGTGGAACGTCGCCGCCGCGGTGCTGCTGGTCGCGGGGTTGGTGTGGTGGGTGGTGACGTGGCGGCGAGTCCGCGCGGCCGAGGCGGCTTCCGGTGCATCCGCACGGTCCTGA
- a CDS encoding TIGR03085 family metal-binding protein, producing the protein MAARSAGYLARSERSALCDLLTELGEQAPTLCEGWTTRDLAVHLVVRERRPWSAVAGGGGARARVERLPFAELVAALRQPPRWSLGGFSVVDRIVNTLELFIHHEDVRRAQPQWRPRTLSRPQQAALWRGLKPMAKLGLRRFPATVLVEAPEHGRLRSGRGGPGLRVVGAPSELALFVSGRQRVAREVRLIGPDALAERLSGARLDW; encoded by the coding sequence GTGGCTGCGAGGTCTGCGGGGTATCTGGCCCGATCGGAACGGTCGGCGCTGTGTGATCTGCTCACCGAGCTCGGTGAGCAGGCGCCGACGCTGTGCGAGGGGTGGACGACCCGTGATCTGGCCGTGCACCTGGTGGTGCGGGAACGCCGTCCGTGGTCGGCGGTGGCCGGCGGAGGCGGGGCCCGCGCCCGGGTGGAGCGGCTGCCGTTCGCGGAGCTGGTGGCGGCGCTGCGGCAGCCGCCGCGCTGGTCGCTGGGCGGGTTTTCGGTGGTGGACCGGATCGTCAACACCCTGGAGCTGTTCATCCACCACGAGGACGTGCGTCGCGCGCAGCCGCAGTGGCGGCCGCGGACGCTGTCGCGGCCGCAGCAGGCGGCGCTGTGGCGCGGGCTGAAACCGATGGCGAAGCTGGGCCTGCGGCGTTTTCCGGCCACCGTGCTGGTGGAGGCGCCGGAGCACGGTCGGTTGCGCTCGGGGCGGGGCGGGCCGGGCCTGCGTGTGGTCGGCGCCCCCTCGGAACTGGCGCTGTTCGTCTCCGGCAGGCAGCGGGTCGCCCGCGAGGTGCGGCTGATCGGACCCGACGCGCTGGCCGAACGGCTGTCCGGCGCCCGGCTGGACTGGTGA
- a CDS encoding OmpA family protein: protein MARNRRVFSMIALLVVGGLLVSGCSVVVSWVSGEDRPTVREEFPYVKEGTIFQDTGQDTTMRFAVTGLERTDEYTVLHYEITYPDDFEGANRNLSMTHTLVDPVTGRVYRPYVDGQGLKYGSVSPTGNGLYPVFPGVTNEYRRYFPPLPKQVRQVTFVGSGLGAMTGIPVQDVEEERPDPVEPNGGEHLSVDDPPPAGETLTFANRRPDDEAVAVEGWVESFVDSEIASVTRDGDTETISLHSDVMFEFDRSDLTPEAEAVVRRAAETLERNVDPENPEIVVIGHTDGRGSDAYNDDLSVRRAETVRNLLVEEMGTDYVYVVEGRGSREPIAREGGPDDEQARARNRRVEFSYTIRMPGGGEEETDDGLGVAGQSVGWPAPFTDDPGDVVASVERDGVRLDVHPLRRDGAYVVGTVTLTNTTGEPLDPDLDAAVVAGGPEQFSKGTLGGFQLVEPQSGLVRYVAQMNFGDGVYSGFAEEVHQLQPGRTYELVAVFPAPGSEVEQLTLRAGVFGEIPEVPVE, encoded by the coding sequence ATGGCGCGGAACAGACGCGTCTTCTCGATGATCGCGCTGCTGGTGGTGGGCGGCCTGCTGGTGAGCGGGTGCAGTGTCGTCGTGTCGTGGGTGTCGGGTGAGGACCGGCCGACGGTGCGGGAGGAGTTCCCCTACGTGAAGGAGGGAACGATCTTCCAGGACACCGGCCAGGACACGACGATGCGGTTCGCCGTCACGGGCCTGGAGCGCACCGACGAGTACACGGTGCTGCACTACGAGATCACCTATCCCGACGACTTCGAGGGCGCCAACCGCAACCTGAGCATGACCCATACGCTGGTCGACCCGGTCACCGGGCGGGTCTACCGTCCCTACGTGGACGGGCAGGGACTGAAGTACGGTTCGGTCAGTCCCACCGGCAACGGCCTGTATCCGGTGTTTCCGGGGGTCACCAACGAGTACCGCCGCTACTTTCCGCCGCTGCCGAAGCAGGTGCGTCAGGTGACCTTCGTCGGTAGCGGATTGGGCGCGATGACCGGCATCCCGGTGCAGGACGTCGAGGAGGAGCGGCCCGACCCGGTGGAGCCCAACGGCGGAGAGCACCTGTCGGTGGACGATCCGCCGCCGGCCGGGGAGACGTTGACGTTCGCCAACCGGCGCCCCGACGACGAGGCGGTCGCCGTGGAGGGCTGGGTGGAGAGCTTCGTGGACTCCGAGATCGCGTCGGTGACCCGCGACGGCGACACCGAGACGATCTCCTTGCACTCCGATGTGATGTTCGAGTTCGACCGGTCGGATCTGACCCCGGAGGCCGAGGCGGTGGTGCGGCGGGCCGCCGAGACGCTGGAGCGCAACGTGGACCCGGAGAACCCGGAGATCGTCGTCATCGGCCACACCGACGGCAGGGGCAGCGACGCCTACAACGACGACCTGTCGGTGCGGCGGGCCGAGACGGTGCGCAACCTCCTGGTCGAGGAGATGGGCACCGACTACGTGTACGTGGTGGAGGGCCGCGGCAGCCGCGAGCCGATCGCGCGCGAGGGCGGTCCCGACGACGAGCAGGCGCGGGCCCGCAACCGGCGGGTGGAGTTCTCCTACACCATCCGAATGCCGGGCGGGGGTGAGGAGGAGACCGACGACGGCCTCGGGGTGGCCGGGCAGAGCGTGGGCTGGCCCGCGCCGTTCACCGACGACCCCGGTGACGTGGTGGCGAGTGTGGAGCGTGACGGCGTCCGGCTGGACGTCCACCCGCTGCGCCGTGACGGCGCCTACGTGGTGGGGACGGTGACGTTGACCAACACCACCGGTGAGCCGCTGGACCCGGACCTGGACGCGGCTGTGGTGGCGGGCGGTCCCGAGCAGTTCAGCAAGGGCACGCTGGGTGGTTTCCAGTTGGTGGAGCCGCAGAGCGGTCTGGTGCGCTATGTGGCGCAGATGAACTTCGGTGACGGCGTCTACAGCGGTTTCGCCGAGGAGGTGCACCAGTTGCAGCCGGGGCGCACCTACGAGCTGGTGGCGGTGTTTCCCGCTCCGGGGTCGGAGGTGGAGCAGTTGACGCTGCGGGCCGGGGTGTTCGGTGAGATTCCGGAGGTTCCCGTCGAGTAG
- a CDS encoding NUDIX hydrolase family protein — MTDTTDTTPVWFSPEELESVRDRMPILYINAVPVRTDDRGEVTSVGLLLRVGPDGTINRALVSGRVLYHERIRDALLRHLEKDLGPVALPRVPTSPQPFTVAEYFPTPGVTPYHDPRQHAVSLAYVVPVTGDCQPRQDALDLVWFTPEEAAGPEVLQEMSGGQDVLLRQALAHVGRLS, encoded by the coding sequence ATGACCGATACCACGGACACCACACCGGTCTGGTTCTCCCCCGAGGAACTGGAGTCGGTACGCGACCGCATGCCGATCCTCTACATCAACGCGGTCCCGGTACGGACCGACGACCGGGGCGAGGTGACCAGCGTCGGCCTGCTGCTGCGCGTCGGCCCCGACGGCACCATCAACCGGGCCCTGGTCTCCGGACGCGTCCTCTACCACGAACGCATCCGCGACGCCCTGCTGCGCCACCTGGAAAAGGACCTCGGCCCCGTGGCACTGCCGCGCGTCCCCACCTCACCGCAGCCGTTCACCGTCGCCGAGTACTTCCCCACCCCCGGCGTCACCCCCTACCACGACCCCCGCCAGCACGCCGTCTCACTGGCCTACGTCGTCCCGGTCACCGGCGACTGCCAACCCCGCCAGGACGCCCTCGACCTGGTGTGGTTCACCCCAGAGGAGGCCGCAGGCCCCGAAGTCCTGCAGGAGATGAGCGGCGGCCAGGACGTGCTGCTGCGCCAGGCCCTCGCCCACGTGGGCCGCCTGTCCTGA
- a CDS encoding NAD(P)-binding domain-containing protein: MTPIRGKEATPQPREVDVAVIGGGQAGLASGYFLSRRGHTPERDFVILDRSPAPGGAWQHVWRSVRLLSPPHHTHLPGLPWDRPSSAPPSGPEVAAYFARYEEHFRFPVHRPVTVRRVANDGPDVTVTRDTPLLIHTDAGRWRARAVINATGTWDRPFVPTVPGASDFRGRQLHAAHYHAPEEFTGQRVAVVGGGHSALQILAEISTVADTLWITRRPPEFRTAPLTEADLVAVTDAVAAHAATGRPLRSVVSYTGLVETPEVARARERGVLKARPMVDSLTPDGVAWTDGTTEPVDTIVWATGFRPVLTHLAPLRLRSELGGIKLADTRAAVDPRVHLVGYGPSASMISAHRAAATAARVLAAGRP, from the coding sequence GTGACACCCATCCGAGGCAAAGAGGCGACCCCGCAGCCGCGCGAGGTCGACGTCGCCGTCATCGGCGGCGGGCAGGCGGGCCTGGCCTCCGGCTACTTCCTGAGCAGACGCGGCCACACACCCGAACGCGACTTCGTCATCCTCGACCGCTCCCCCGCCCCGGGCGGGGCCTGGCAGCACGTGTGGCGCTCGGTGCGACTCCTCTCACCGCCCCACCACACCCACCTGCCCGGACTCCCCTGGGACCGCCCCTCCTCCGCCCCGCCCAGCGGACCGGAGGTCGCCGCCTACTTCGCCCGCTACGAGGAGCACTTCCGGTTTCCGGTGCACCGACCCGTCACGGTACGCCGGGTCGCCAACGACGGCCCCGACGTCACCGTCACCCGCGACACCCCACTCCTCATCCACACCGACGCGGGCCGGTGGCGGGCCAGAGCCGTCATCAACGCCACCGGCACCTGGGACCGCCCCTTCGTCCCCACCGTCCCCGGAGCCTCCGACTTCCGCGGCCGCCAACTGCACGCCGCCCACTACCACGCCCCCGAGGAGTTCACCGGGCAGCGCGTGGCCGTGGTCGGCGGCGGCCACTCCGCACTGCAGATCCTCGCCGAGATCTCCACCGTCGCCGACACCCTCTGGATCACCCGCCGCCCACCCGAGTTCCGCACGGCCCCGCTCACCGAGGCCGACCTGGTCGCCGTCACCGACGCAGTCGCCGCCCACGCCGCCACCGGCCGTCCGCTGCGCAGCGTCGTCAGCTACACCGGACTCGTGGAGACCCCCGAGGTGGCGCGGGCGCGCGAACGCGGCGTCCTGAAAGCGCGCCCGATGGTCGACTCCCTCACCCCCGACGGCGTGGCCTGGACCGACGGCACGACCGAACCCGTCGACACCATCGTGTGGGCCACCGGCTTCCGCCCCGTCCTCACCCATCTGGCGCCGCTGCGGCTGCGCTCCGAACTCGGCGGCATCAAGCTGGCCGACACCCGCGCCGCCGTCGACCCCCGCGTCCACCTGGTCGGCTACGGCCCCTCGGCCAGCATGATCAGCGCCCACCGCGCCGCGGCCACCGCCGCCCGCGTCCTCGCCGCAGGACGGCCCTGA
- a CDS encoding TetR/AcrR family transcriptional regulator, with translation MSSPPSRSPSSRPLRKDAEENRRRILRAAREVFAERGLEAALDDIALRAGVGVGTVYRRFSGKEALVEALFEEQIDAMVALAEEALAVDDPWEGFVRFTVRANELFVRDRGLREATLLGTYGRDRVARARDRLVPAIRAVVERVQRSGRLRSDITDRDMPIIGMMLGSVSEYVRTVRPEVWKRYLLIILDGLRTPDPSPLPDPLTPEELDALLRPPRGAD, from the coding sequence ATGAGTTCCCCACCGTCGCGCTCCCCGTCCTCCCGCCCCCTGCGCAAGGACGCCGAGGAGAACCGGCGGCGCATCCTGCGCGCCGCACGCGAGGTGTTCGCCGAACGCGGTCTGGAGGCCGCCCTGGACGACATCGCCCTTCGCGCCGGGGTGGGCGTGGGCACGGTCTACCGCCGTTTCTCCGGCAAGGAGGCACTGGTCGAGGCGCTCTTCGAGGAGCAGATCGACGCCATGGTGGCCCTGGCGGAGGAGGCGCTGGCCGTCGACGACCCCTGGGAGGGGTTCGTGCGCTTCACCGTGCGCGCCAACGAGCTGTTCGTCCGTGACCGGGGTCTGCGCGAGGCCACGCTGCTGGGTACCTACGGCCGTGACCGCGTGGCCCGGGCCAGGGACCGGCTGGTGCCCGCCATCCGGGCCGTCGTCGAACGCGTCCAGCGCAGCGGCCGGTTGCGGTCCGACATCACCGACCGGGACATGCCGATCATCGGGATGATGCTCGGTTCGGTCAGCGAGTACGTGCGGACCGTCCGTCCCGAGGTGTGGAAGCGGTACCTGCTCATCATCCTGGACGGGTTGCGCACGCCCGATCCCAGCCCACTGCCGGATCCGCTCACCCCGGAGGAGTTGGACGCTCTCCTCCGTCCGCCGCGCGGCGCGGACTGA